A genomic segment from Paenibacillus sp. FSL K6-1096 encodes:
- a CDS encoding lmo0937 family membrane protein produces MLWGLIGLVVAVWLFGFIFNFMGNLIHLLLFVAAVLFVVNLFRGRSRR; encoded by the coding sequence ATGCTGTGGGGACTCATTGGACTCGTAGTGGCAGTCTGGCTGTTCGGCTTCATCTTTAACTTCATGGGTAACCTGATCCATTTGCTGCTGTTCGTAGCAGCGGTGTTGTTCGTGGTTAACCTGTTCCGGGGACGCTCCCGGAGATAA
- a CDS encoding response regulator, producing the protein MIKVLIVEDDPMVSEMNKFYLQQVEGFRADGWASSAEEVLEMLKEQAYDLILLDIYMKESNGLELLSEIRRRGIKIDVIVISAASDKESIQEALQNGAVDYLIKPFEFPRFRAALNGYREQNRLFRTQERLNQSELDKLARFKQERTAVPELAKGFTRQTLQTIWRAVEACGSELFSAEDISAVSGISRVSAGKYLVGLTEMGVLEMDLVYGSIGRPVQKYRIAPSGKGLISKYL; encoded by the coding sequence ATGATCAAAGTACTTATCGTTGAAGATGATCCTATGGTGTCGGAGATGAACAAGTTCTACCTCCAGCAGGTGGAGGGCTTCCGCGCGGATGGCTGGGCCAGCTCTGCGGAGGAAGTGCTGGAGATGCTGAAAGAGCAGGCCTATGACCTGATTCTGCTGGACATCTACATGAAAGAGAGCAACGGTCTGGAGCTGCTGTCCGAGATCCGGCGGCGGGGCATCAAGATTGATGTCATTGTGATCTCGGCGGCGAGCGACAAGGAGAGCATCCAGGAAGCGCTCCAGAACGGAGCGGTGGATTACCTGATCAAGCCGTTCGAATTCCCGAGGTTCCGCGCAGCGCTGAACGGCTACCGGGAGCAGAACCGGCTGTTCCGCACCCAGGAGCGGCTGAACCAGTCGGAGCTGGACAAGCTGGCGAGATTCAAGCAGGAACGGACCGCTGTGCCGGAGCTGGCCAAGGGCTTCACCCGCCAGACGCTTCAGACGATTTGGCGGGCGGTGGAGGCCTGCGGCAGCGAGCTGTTCTCCGCCGAGGACATCTCGGCTGTCTCCGGCATCTCCCGCGTCTCTGCCGGCAAGTATCTGGTTGGACTGACCGAGATGGGCGTGCTGGAGATGGACCTCGTCTACGGCAGCATCGGCCGCCCGGTGCAGAAATACCGCATCGCCCCCAGCGGCAAAGGGCTGATTAGTAAGTATTTGTGA
- a CDS encoding 2-hydroxycarboxylate transporter family protein produces the protein MQKAIQAPLSVPEQQVQPEAEQSFVQKVLHLKVGVIPLPLYVVFALIIFAASVLGELPNDMIGGFAVIIVLGVLLSDLGFKLPILKNIGGPAILSLMIPSFLVFWNVLDPSVLESVNTLMKTSNFLYLYISILVAGSITGMNRTTLINGFIRIFIPMMAGTIAAVAAGMGVGMLLGYSAHRTLFYIIVPIIGGGVGEGILPLSIAFSQILGGESGSYVAQMIPAAVIGNVFAIIGAGLLKRMADKNPSITGNGVLVKAKDGQKLAGSTYDSLKPDFLLMGAGLLFACGLFITGHLLSPFVGIPGPILMIFSAALLKVSKLLPAKIEQGAYQLYKLVSGTLTWPLMVGLGMLYIPLKDVAALISLPYIIVCATVIVAMTITGYFTGKWVNMYPVEAAIVTGCRGGLGGTGDVAILSASGRMELMPFAQISTRIGGALTVVLATLLIAVWGG, from the coding sequence ATGCAAAAAGCAATTCAGGCTCCATTATCTGTACCGGAGCAGCAGGTTCAACCTGAAGCTGAGCAAAGCTTCGTCCAGAAGGTCCTGCACTTAAAGGTGGGGGTCATTCCGCTCCCGCTGTATGTGGTCTTTGCACTAATCATCTTTGCGGCATCGGTGTTAGGTGAACTGCCAAATGATATGATCGGCGGCTTTGCAGTCATTATTGTACTCGGGGTACTGCTAAGCGATCTCGGCTTCAAGCTTCCCATTCTCAAGAACATCGGCGGTCCGGCAATTCTCTCGTTAATGATTCCATCGTTCCTGGTGTTCTGGAATGTACTCGACCCTTCGGTACTCGAATCCGTCAACACACTGATGAAGACATCGAACTTCCTGTACCTGTACATCTCGATTCTGGTAGCCGGAAGCATCACCGGGATGAACCGTACCACACTCATTAACGGCTTCATCCGCATTTTCATCCCGATGATGGCCGGAACCATCGCCGCAGTAGCTGCGGGTATGGGCGTAGGGATGCTGCTCGGCTATAGCGCACACCGGACATTGTTCTACATCATCGTGCCAATTATCGGCGGCGGCGTCGGTGAAGGGATTCTCCCGCTGTCCATCGCGTTCTCGCAGATTCTTGGCGGTGAATCCGGCTCGTATGTGGCGCAGATGATTCCGGCGGCGGTTATCGGCAATGTGTTTGCAATTATCGGTGCGGGACTGCTCAAGCGGATGGCTGACAAAAATCCGTCCATCACCGGTAACGGTGTACTCGTGAAGGCAAAGGACGGCCAGAAGCTGGCCGGCAGCACGTATGACAGCCTGAAGCCGGACTTCCTGCTGATGGGCGCGGGACTGCTGTTCGCCTGCGGCTTGTTCATTACCGGACATCTGCTGTCGCCGTTCGTCGGCATTCCGGGTCCGATTCTGATGATCTTCTCTGCTGCGCTGCTGAAGGTATCGAAGCTGCTTCCGGCCAAAATTGAGCAGGGCGCTTATCAGCTCTACAAGCTGGTCTCCGGCACGTTAACCTGGCCGCTTATGGTCGGCCTGGGAATGCTCTACATTCCGCTGAAGGATGTAGCGGCCCTGATCTCGCTTCCTTATATTATTGTCTGTGCTACGGTGATTGTGGCGATGACGATTACCGGTTATTTTACCGGCAAATGGGTCAATATGTATCCGGTTGAAGCAGCGATTGTAACCGGGTGCCGCGGCGGCCTCGGCGGAACCGGCGATGTAGCGATTCTGTCGGCCTCCGGACGCATGGAGCTGATGCCATTCGCCCAGATCTCTACCCGGATCGGCGGAGCGCTGACTGTGGTTTTAGCCACGCTGCTCATCGCTGTATGGGGCGGCTAA
- a CDS encoding NADP-dependent malic enzyme — MELLEEIMLLHKGGKLETTLKNPIRSKEDLSKVYTPGVAKVCQAIAQDQNQAYELTTKKNTVAVVSDGTAVLGLGDIGPKAAMPVMEGKAALFKQFADVDAVPICLDTKSTEEIIAIVKALAPTFGGINLEDISSPRCFEIESRLRAELDIPVFHDDQHGTAIVVTAGLLNALKVCGKDIKDVKIVVNGIGAAGISVSKMLLHAGAVNLIGVDREGAINRQTDYERSHWSEYAQITNPNLETGALSDVIKGADVFIGVSAPDVLKLEDVLNMAKDPIVFAMANPTPEIDPVIAAPHVRVMATGRSDFPNQINNVLCFPGIFRGALDCEATDINDDMKLAAAEAISSVIDPADLHENYIIPDAFDPRVVERIRMAVAEAAFKSGVARKNLMVGIN, encoded by the coding sequence ATGGAATTATTAGAAGAAATTATGCTGCTGCACAAGGGCGGCAAGCTGGAAACAACCCTGAAGAATCCGATCCGGTCCAAAGAGGACCTGTCCAAGGTATATACTCCGGGAGTAGCGAAGGTTTGCCAGGCGATTGCCCAGGATCAGAATCAGGCCTATGAGCTTACGACCAAGAAGAACACCGTAGCTGTCGTATCGGACGGAACCGCTGTATTGGGTCTTGGTGACATTGGTCCGAAGGCGGCCATGCCGGTAATGGAAGGCAAGGCAGCATTATTCAAGCAGTTCGCAGATGTGGACGCTGTGCCGATCTGCCTGGATACCAAGAGCACTGAAGAGATTATTGCGATTGTTAAGGCGCTGGCTCCGACCTTCGGCGGCATTAACCTGGAGGACATCTCCTCCCCGCGCTGCTTCGAGATCGAGAGCCGGCTGAGAGCGGAGCTGGATATTCCGGTATTCCATGATGACCAGCACGGGACGGCGATTGTGGTCACGGCCGGACTGCTGAACGCGCTGAAGGTCTGCGGCAAGGATATCAAGGATGTCAAGATTGTAGTCAATGGTATCGGGGCTGCTGGAATCTCTGTCTCCAAAATGCTGCTTCACGCCGGAGCCGTGAACCTGATCGGCGTGGACCGGGAAGGCGCGATCAACCGGCAGACGGATTATGAGCGCAGCCACTGGAGCGAATATGCCCAGATCACCAATCCTAATCTGGAAACCGGCGCTCTGTCCGATGTCATTAAAGGCGCGGATGTCTTCATCGGAGTCTCCGCACCGGATGTGCTGAAGCTGGAAGATGTGCTGAACATGGCCAAAGACCCGATTGTGTTCGCCATGGCGAATCCGACCCCGGAGATTGATCCCGTGATTGCCGCGCCGCATGTGAGAGTGATGGCAACCGGCCGCTCCGACTTCCCGAACCAGATTAACAATGTGCTGTGCTTCCCGGGCATCTTCAGAGGGGCGCTGGATTGCGAAGCCACCGATATCAACGATGATATGAAGCTGGCGGCGGCAGAGGCCATTTCCTCCGTGATTGACCCGGCCGATCTGCATGAGAATTATATCATTCCTGATGCCTTCGATCCGCGTGTGGTGGAGAGAATCCGCATGGCTGTAGCCGAGGCTGCATTCAAGAGTGGCGTAGCCCGCAAAAACCTGATGGTCGGCATTAACTGA
- a CDS encoding ABC transporter ATP-binding protein translates to MLRILKNLERGEWFLFAISLLFISAQVWLDLELPGYMSEITRLVQTPGSELREILTAGGWMLLCALGSVATSIVVAGIAARIGTGLSARLRAKLFDKVQSFSLEEISSFSTPSLITRSTNDITQVQMLIVIGLQMLVKAPILAVWALLKITGKSWQWSLATGVSVGLLVLIVSVAIALALPKFTRLQKLTDNLNRASRENLTGLQVIRAYNAEQYQEGKFAAVNDEVTRTNLFANNVLTTLMPSISLIMSGLSLSIYWIGALLIQSADVPARLGLFSDMIVFSSYAMQVVMAFMMLIVIFILLPRAQVSAVRIQEVLETAPRLKNGAVTRFPADSETVLEFRDVSFKYPDAEEEVLDNISFTVKRGETVAFIGSTGCGKSTLLNLIPRFYDATGGEVLVKGLNVKEYDQQVLRSIMGYVSQKAVLFGGTVASNIAFGGKGSGEILSSDVTDAAYTSQASEFVDKLEGGYDAHIAQGGSNLSGGQKQRLSIARAIARRPELLIFDDSFSALDYKTDRKLRSELKKDARSATKLIVAQRIGTIKDADTIIVLEAGRMAGKGTHDELMQTCAVYQEIAYSQLTKEELA, encoded by the coding sequence ATGCTGAGAATACTGAAGAATCTGGAGCGCGGAGAATGGTTCTTGTTCGCCATCAGCTTACTGTTTATTAGCGCGCAGGTGTGGCTGGATCTGGAGCTGCCCGGCTATATGAGCGAGATTACCCGGCTGGTCCAGACCCCGGGCAGCGAGCTGCGGGAGATTCTGACCGCCGGAGGGTGGATGCTGTTATGCGCGCTCGGCAGCGTCGCCACTTCGATCGTTGTGGCCGGGATTGCCGCCCGGATCGGCACTGGCTTGTCCGCAAGACTGCGGGCGAAATTGTTCGACAAGGTGCAGTCCTTCTCGCTGGAGGAGATCAGCAGCTTCTCCACGCCCAGCCTGATTACCCGCTCCACAAATGATATTACCCAGGTGCAGATGCTAATTGTCATCGGCCTGCAGATGCTGGTCAAGGCCCCTATCCTTGCCGTATGGGCGCTCCTCAAGATTACGGGGAAAAGCTGGCAATGGTCGCTCGCTACAGGCGTCTCGGTTGGCTTGCTGGTCTTGATCGTCTCTGTAGCCATTGCGCTGGCGCTGCCTAAATTCACCAGGCTGCAGAAGCTGACCGACAACCTGAACCGGGCCTCCAGAGAGAATCTGACCGGCCTTCAGGTGATCCGGGCTTACAATGCCGAGCAGTACCAGGAAGGCAAGTTCGCTGCTGTGAACGACGAGGTGACCCGCACCAATCTGTTCGCGAACAATGTCTTGACCACTCTGATGCCAAGTATCTCGCTGATCATGAGCGGACTCAGCCTCTCGATCTATTGGATTGGAGCCTTGCTTATCCAGTCCGCTGATGTTCCTGCCCGGCTGGGATTATTCTCGGATATGATCGTGTTCTCATCGTATGCGATGCAGGTGGTGATGGCTTTTATGATGCTGATTGTGATCTTCATTCTGCTGCCCCGGGCCCAGGTATCGGCCGTACGCATCCAGGAAGTGCTGGAGACGGCTCCCCGCCTGAAGAACGGAGCGGTTACCCGCTTCCCTGCGGACAGTGAGACGGTGCTGGAGTTCAGGGACGTCAGCTTTAAGTACCCCGATGCGGAGGAGGAGGTGCTTGATAACATCAGCTTCACGGTGAAGCGCGGGGAGACGGTGGCTTTTATCGGGTCAACAGGCTGCGGCAAAAGCACTCTCCTCAACCTCATCCCCCGCTTCTACGATGCTACCGGAGGCGAGGTGCTGGTCAAAGGGCTTAATGTCAAGGAATATGACCAGCAGGTGCTGCGCAGCATCATGGGGTATGTCTCCCAGAAGGCAGTGCTGTTTGGCGGGACGGTTGCGTCTAATATTGCATTTGGCGGGAAGGGCTCCGGCGAGATCCTCAGCTCCGATGTTACTGATGCAGCTTACACCTCGCAAGCCTCAGAGTTCGTGGACAAGCTGGAGGGCGGCTATGATGCTCATATCGCGCAGGGCGGCTCCAATCTGTCCGGGGGACAGAAGCAGCGTTTGTCGATTGCCAGAGCGATTGCCCGGCGGCCGGAGCTGCTCATCTTCGACGATTCGTTCTCGGCGCTGGACTACAAGACGGACCGCAAGCTGCGCAGCGAGCTGAAGAAGGATGCCCGAAGCGCGACGAAGCTGATCGTGGCCCAGCGCATCGGGACGATCAAGGACGCCGACACGATCATTGTGCTTGAAGCCGGACGGATGGCCGGGAAGGGCACCCATGACGAATTGATGCAGACCTGCGCAGTCTATCAGGAGATTGCTTATTCCCAGCTGACGAAGGAGGAGCTTGCCTAA
- the dcuS gene encoding DcuS/MalK family sensor histidine kinase: MRIGHKRLRLQTTITLMICLIVVLVLVIVYVMFGMRFSREAQASLENKAVTIARTVSRTPMVVEELREPADSGSIQRYAMDISAINDVQFVVVMDMQGIRRSHPDPGLIGKHFMGGDETEALHGKETVSVAEGSLGYSVRAFSPIFAPDGAQVGAVAVGISLSSVRSAVQQNRWIIYSGILVGGLMGTLGAVLLARKFKRMMFGMEPGEIAKLLEERSAMLQSTKEGILAIDRESRVTLVNAEARRLMGSVGLCQDPLGKLVGQLWPLLRMEKVLENGEALQDKEVEQSGITLLVNVVPLRVNGIIEGAIATFRDKTEITILMERLSGISLYAEALRAQTHEFMNKLHVIMGLNTMRSYDRLEEYLTDTLQSIRTEADSVVRQVKDPVMVGFLLGKLSRIREADVRLVIREEGVLPECADHEVSRELVTIAGNLLDNALEAVQGADNKQIGLGFCYEDNRLTFQVSDNGAGISAEDGAHLYEQGYSTKGSDRGVGLYLVRRSVAKLGGSITYDSREGEGTEFTVQIPYRAKTD; the protein is encoded by the coding sequence GTGAGAATTGGCCATAAAAGATTGCGCCTTCAGACCACCATCACCCTGATGATCTGCCTGATCGTTGTCCTTGTGCTGGTCATTGTCTATGTGATGTTCGGCATGAGGTTCTCCCGTGAGGCGCAGGCCTCGCTGGAGAATAAGGCGGTTACCATTGCCCGGACCGTCTCACGGACGCCAATGGTGGTGGAGGAGCTGCGGGAACCGGCGGATTCCGGCAGCATTCAGCGGTATGCGATGGACATCAGCGCGATTAATGATGTCCAGTTCGTGGTGGTGATGGACATGCAGGGGATCCGCCGTTCCCACCCTGATCCGGGGCTGATCGGAAAGCACTTCATGGGCGGAGATGAGACGGAGGCTCTGCACGGCAAGGAGACCGTGTCCGTGGCTGAGGGCTCGCTCGGCTATTCGGTGAGAGCGTTCTCACCGATCTTCGCCCCGGACGGCGCGCAGGTCGGCGCAGTCGCTGTAGGCATTTCGCTCAGCAGTGTCCGTTCCGCGGTGCAGCAGAACCGCTGGATCATCTACTCAGGGATACTGGTGGGCGGACTGATGGGGACCTTGGGAGCGGTGCTGCTGGCCCGCAAATTCAAGCGGATGATGTTCGGCATGGAGCCGGGCGAAATCGCTAAGCTGCTGGAGGAGCGTAGCGCGATGCTGCAATCCACCAAGGAGGGAATCCTGGCGATAGACCGGGAATCCCGGGTGACGCTGGTCAACGCCGAGGCCCGGAGGCTGATGGGCAGTGTCGGCTTATGCCAGGACCCGCTCGGCAAGCTGGTTGGGCAGCTCTGGCCTCTGCTGCGGATGGAGAAGGTGCTGGAGAACGGGGAAGCCCTGCAGGACAAGGAAGTGGAGCAGAGCGGGATTACACTGCTGGTCAACGTGGTGCCTTTGCGGGTGAACGGGATTATTGAGGGAGCCATCGCTACGTTCCGGGACAAGACTGAGATCACCATTCTGATGGAGCGGCTCTCCGGCATCTCACTGTATGCGGAGGCGCTGCGCGCCCAGACCCATGAATTCATGAACAAGCTGCATGTGATTATGGGACTGAACACGATGCGCAGCTATGACCGGCTGGAGGAGTATCTGACGGATACGCTGCAGAGCATACGGACCGAAGCCGACTCCGTTGTCCGGCAGGTCAAAGACCCGGTGATGGTCGGCTTCCTGCTCGGGAAGCTCAGCAGAATCCGGGAGGCGGATGTGCGGCTGGTGATCCGGGAGGAAGGCGTGCTGCCCGAATGTGCGGATCATGAGGTCTCCCGGGAGCTGGTAACGATTGCCGGCAACCTGCTGGATAATGCGCTGGAGGCAGTCCAGGGTGCAGACAACAAGCAGATCGGGCTTGGCTTCTGTTATGAGGATAACCGGCTGACCTTCCAGGTCAGCGATAACGGTGCCGGGATCTCTGCGGAGGACGGAGCGCACCTGTATGAGCAGGGCTATTCGACCAAAGGCAGCGACCGGGGCGTAGGGCTGTATCTGGTGCGCCGGAGTGTCGCCAAGCTGGGCGGGTCGATTACATATGACAGCCGGGAAGGGGAGGGCACCGAATTCACGGTGCAGATTCCTTATCGGGCGAAGACGGATTAA
- a CDS encoding class I SAM-dependent methyltransferase: MVWNSSRPVFETDERGTHLNTAWEGHRRFGYDLVRHMQPNRVVELGTYYGASHFAFCQAVKDHGLATECYAIDTWLGDQHSGLYDESCYQSVLSSSGTYYPGISHLLRMTFDEALLQFADGSIDLLHIDGLHTYEAVKHDYESWLPKLAVNGVILFHDIAAMLDDFGVYRYWEELQMQYYAVQFEHSYGLGILMPKGCSPVTLYMHANWNVIKPLYP, translated from the coding sequence ATGGTATGGAACAGCAGCAGACCTGTGTTTGAGACGGATGAGCGGGGGACGCATCTGAATACCGCTTGGGAAGGGCATCGCAGATTCGGCTATGACTTGGTCCGACATATGCAGCCGAACCGGGTGGTGGAGTTAGGAACTTATTATGGAGCTTCTCACTTCGCCTTCTGTCAGGCAGTCAAGGATCATGGGCTTGCAACGGAATGCTACGCAATCGATACATGGCTGGGGGACCAGCATTCGGGACTGTACGATGAATCCTGTTACCAGTCCGTGTTATCCTCGTCGGGCACCTATTACCCCGGGATCTCCCATCTGCTGCGCATGACCTTCGATGAGGCATTGCTTCAATTTGCTGACGGAAGCATCGACTTGCTGCATATTGACGGTCTCCACACTTATGAGGCGGTCAAGCATGATTATGAGTCATGGCTGCCGAAGCTGGCGGTGAACGGCGTTATTCTGTTCCATGATATTGCGGCGATGCTGGACGACTTCGGCGTATACCGCTACTGGGAAGAGCTGCAGATGCAGTACTATGCAGTACAATTTGAGCATAGCTATGGACTTGGCATTCTGATGCCCAAGGGCTGCTCCCCGGTAACCTTGTACATGCACGCTAACTGGAATGTAATCAAGCCGCTGTATCCTTAA
- a CDS encoding ABC transporter ATP-binding protein, translated as MRTKNTGQNTWSKLLRYSRRYVPVIAIALLSAAAGTVLTLLGPEMLADITDKITAGLAGAIDMKGIAAIGLTLAVIYGISWVLSLTEGLIMSYVTQKVSKGLRTDLAHKMNRLPLSYYNKSATGDILSRVTNDVDSIGQAMNQSVAMIVTAAAMFTGSMILMLRTNVVMTLTAVAATLIGFALITVIMKQSQKYFAGQQEYLGKINGHVEEVYTGHQVVKAYNGEAQMRSTFQELNQGLKRSAFKAQFLSGLMPPLMDFIGNLGFVAVCIVGAVLTLKGTISFGVIVAFIMYVRYFTQPLSQIAQAAQNLQLASAAGGRVFEFLEEAEMADESGKTQKLPAAQGRVRFDRVKFAYEGSEKLVIKDFSAEVAPGQKVAIVGPTGAGKTTLVNLLTRFNELTGGEIYIDDVPVSSLTRENIHDQFCMVLQDTWLFEGTIRENLVYNQPDITDSKLEEACKAVGLHHFIQTLSGGYDTILDDKVNLSAGQKQQLTIARAMLKDAPMLILDEATSSVDTRTELLIQQAMDQLMEGRTSFVIAHRLSTIKNADVILVLKDGDILESGNHAELLAKNGFYAELYNSQFEQAS; from the coding sequence ATGCGAACCAAGAATACAGGACAGAACACCTGGAGCAAGCTGCTCCGCTACAGCCGCAGATATGTTCCGGTCATCGCGATTGCTCTGCTGAGCGCGGCAGCCGGAACAGTGCTGACACTGCTCGGCCCGGAGATGCTGGCGGACATTACCGACAAGATTACGGCCGGCCTCGCGGGCGCGATTGATATGAAGGGTATCGCAGCCATTGGCCTTACCCTTGCCGTGATCTATGGCATCAGCTGGGTATTGTCGCTCACGGAGGGGCTGATTATGTCGTATGTGACCCAGAAGGTCTCGAAGGGGTTACGGACTGATCTCGCGCACAAAATGAACCGCCTCCCCCTCTCCTACTACAACAAATCCGCTACAGGGGACATCCTCTCCCGGGTGACGAATGATGTGGACAGCATCGGGCAAGCGATGAACCAGAGTGTGGCGATGATCGTGACTGCCGCAGCCATGTTCACCGGCTCGATGATTCTGATGCTGCGCACGAATGTTGTAATGACTCTTACCGCTGTCGCGGCGACCCTCATCGGCTTTGCCCTGATTACGGTGATTATGAAGCAATCGCAGAAGTATTTTGCCGGGCAGCAGGAATACCTGGGCAAAATCAACGGTCATGTCGAGGAGGTCTACACCGGACACCAGGTGGTCAAGGCCTATAACGGTGAAGCGCAGATGCGCAGCACCTTCCAGGAATTGAACCAGGGGCTGAAGAGAAGCGCGTTCAAGGCCCAATTCCTCTCCGGGCTGATGCCGCCGCTGATGGACTTCATCGGGAATCTCGGCTTCGTCGCCGTCTGTATCGTTGGTGCAGTGCTGACGCTGAAGGGCACCATCTCCTTCGGCGTGATCGTTGCCTTCATTATGTATGTGCGTTATTTCACCCAGCCGTTGTCGCAGATCGCCCAGGCTGCGCAGAATCTGCAGCTGGCCTCCGCCGCCGGAGGACGCGTATTTGAATTTCTGGAGGAGGCGGAAATGGCCGATGAGAGCGGCAAAACGCAGAAGCTGCCTGCTGCCCAGGGCAGGGTGCGGTTCGATAGGGTGAAGTTCGCTTATGAGGGGTCGGAGAAGCTGGTGATCAAGGACTTCTCGGCTGAAGTGGCGCCCGGGCAAAAGGTTGCCATCGTCGGTCCAACCGGAGCAGGTAAAACCACGCTTGTGAATCTGCTCACCCGGTTCAACGAGCTGACCGGCGGGGAGATCTATATTGATGATGTCCCGGTCAGCAGCCTGACCAGAGAGAATATTCATGACCAGTTCTGCATGGTGCTGCAGGATACCTGGCTGTTCGAGGGCACCATCCGCGAGAATCTGGTCTATAATCAGCCGGATATTACGGACAGCAAGCTGGAGGAAGCGTGCAAGGCTGTGGGCCTGCACCACTTCATTCAGACCTTAAGCGGCGGGTACGACACTATTCTGGACGATAAGGTCAATCTGTCAGCCGGACAAAAGCAGCAGCTCACCATCGCCCGCGCCATGCTGAAGGATGCGCCGATGCTCATTCTGGACGAAGCCACCAGCTCCGTGGATACGCGGACCGAGCTCTTAATTCAGCAGGCCATGGATCAGTTAATGGAAGGCCGGACCTCCTTCGTCATCGCCCACCGGCTGTCCACGATCAAGAACGCCGATGTAATCCTTGTCCTGAAGGACGGCGACATCCTGGAGAGCGGCAATCATGCGGAGCTGCTGGCGAAGAACGGCTTCTATGCCGAGCTGTATAACAGCCAGTTTGAGCAGGCTTCCTGA
- a CDS encoding sensor domain-containing diguanylate cyclase codes for MLKRALRHSRRLSLTTLLTGMVTLVILLTSSILLLGSYESKKESLTETTLRLNYVNADRMSRTMDSVFESMRNSLKYNAGRLSNIKAMVPEDVNESLDLMRSSSNFFNSITVVESGGLVRNVSPASLGTTGKHVTSSNSKEALALRKPYISSPYLTANTKRLIVFLSQPIFSSAGTYLGLLSGTIYLQENNILSEIFDNGQVADTGAYYYIVDSEGHLVYHPDKQLIGKDVSSNKAVRQLMLKKSGNMPVRNTQGIDMLAGYSSVPANGWGIVVVSPVSQIHHELIGHIRILIGYSSLPFIVLLLGVILLVRKFTRPFVYLADVVSRMGKETIKMQDSQKYWSREAYLLTDGVKLALTNIQQQTDQLTHEASTDVLTGLMNRRSLEHTIHQWMDSGLPFSVVMLDVDKFKLVNDTYGHQVGDEVLKHVVRVIVASLRPDDVCYRYGGEEFVILLARTMPTEAFSVGERIRRAVEHSQAPSAGTLTVSQGIAHYPTHASDLEGLLEKADQALYLAKSSGRNRTVVAE; via the coding sequence ATGTTAAAAAGGGCGCTTCGTCATAGCAGGAGGCTGAGTCTCACCACGCTGCTGACCGGCATGGTGACTTTGGTGATTCTGTTAACCTCAAGTATTCTTCTGCTAGGTTCCTATGAATCCAAGAAGGAATCCTTGACCGAGACGACGTTACGCCTCAATTATGTCAACGCTGACCGTATGTCGAGAACGATGGATTCCGTATTTGAGTCCATGCGCAACAGCTTGAAGTACAATGCCGGAAGGCTGTCGAATATTAAAGCAATGGTACCCGAGGATGTTAATGAGTCTCTCGATCTGATGCGCAGCAGCAGTAACTTTTTCAATTCCATTACCGTTGTTGAGTCCGGCGGGCTGGTACGCAATGTGTCGCCTGCCAGCCTGGGCACGACCGGCAAGCATGTCACTTCCAGCAACAGCAAGGAAGCGCTGGCGCTCCGCAAGCCGTATATCTCCTCGCCTTACCTCACTGCAAATACCAAGCGGTTAATCGTGTTTTTGAGCCAGCCGATCTTCAGTTCTGCGGGTACTTATCTTGGATTATTGAGCGGTACGATCTATCTTCAGGAGAACAATATTCTCTCTGAGATTTTTGATAACGGCCAGGTGGCGGATACCGGGGCTTACTATTACATAGTGGATTCGGAAGGCCATCTGGTGTATCACCCCGACAAGCAGCTCATCGGCAAGGATGTCAGCAGCAATAAGGCGGTACGGCAGCTCATGCTGAAGAAAAGCGGGAATATGCCCGTCCGCAATACCCAGGGAATTGATATGCTGGCAGGCTACTCCAGTGTTCCAGCCAACGGCTGGGGCATCGTGGTGGTCTCCCCGGTCAGCCAGATTCATCATGAATTGATAGGGCATATTCGCATTCTGATTGGGTATTCATCGCTGCCTTTTATCGTCCTGCTGCTCGGTGTCATTCTGCTGGTGCGCAAATTCACGCGGCCCTTCGTCTATCTGGCGGATGTGGTCAGCCGGATGGGCAAGGAGACAATCAAAATGCAGGATTCGCAGAAATATTGGAGCCGGGAGGCTTATCTGCTGACGGACGGGGTGAAGCTGGCCCTGACAAATATTCAGCAGCAGACCGACCAGCTAACCCACGAAGCCTCGACGGATGTGCTGACCGGGCTTATGAACCGCCGTTCCCTTGAGCATACGATTCATCAATGGATGGACTCCGGGCTTCCCTTCTCGGTAGTAATGCTGGATGTAGACAAATTCAAGCTGGTAAACGATACCTATGGGCATCAGGTAGGGGATGAGGTGCTGAAGCATGTGGTCCGGGTTATCGTTGCTTCGCTGCGCCCTGATGACGTCTGTTACCGTTACGGCGGGGAGGAGTTCGTTATCCTTCTGGCCAGAACGATGCCAACTGAAGCCTTCAGTGTGGGCGAGAGAATCCGCCGGGCGGTCGAACATAGCCAAGCTCCTTCGGCGGGAACGCTGACGGTCTCCCAGGGAATTGCCCATTACCCTACCCACGCGTCAGACCTGGAAGGACTGCTGGAGAAGGCCGATCAGGCGTTATACCTGGCGAAGAGCAGCGGCCGGAACCGGACGGTTGTTGCGGAATAG